The sequence GGCTGCCGCGGCTGCGGTCGGGGTAGGTGACGTCCAGCGTGGAGCCGAGCTCCAGGTGGTTGCGGTCGGCGTAACCGGTGGTGGCGATCAGCTTGCCCTGCTTCAGCGCGTCGGCCGAGCCGGCGGTGACCTTGAGCTCCACCAGCCGGTCGTAGGTCGCGCCGTCCACGGCGGTGAGCAGCGAGCGGTCGTCGGGGTCGGCACCGGACCGTACCTTCACCGTGCGCTCGGCGCTCGTCGCGGTGACCCCGGGGATCTTGGCGATCTCGGCGGCGACCTCGGGGGAGAGCATCGAGTAGTTGGACATCGCGACGGCGTAGTCGGCCTTGAGGTCGGCCGCGAAGGCTTCGTCGGACGCCTTGTTCACCGAGGCGCCGACCACCGTCAGGGTGGTGATCAGGGTGACGCCGATGGTGAGCGCGGAGGCGGTGGCGGCGGTGCGGCGCGGGTTGCGCACGGCGTTCTCGCGGGCCAGCTTGCCGGGCGTGCCGTACAGCCGGTGCAGCAGCGGGGCGAACAGCGCGATCACCGGGCGGGAGAGCAGCGGGGTGAGCACGAAGACGCCGATCATCAGCGCGGCGGAGGCCAGGCCCACCAGGTTGACCGACCTGGCGGCCGCGCCGGCGACCAGGCCGGCCGCGCCGGCGGCGGCGAACAGCAGGCCGATGATGTTGCGCACCAGCAGCGACTTCTGGGTGGCGGGCTGCTCGCCGGAGCTCATCGCGGCGACCGGGGCGATCCGGGCGGCGCGCAGCGAGGGCAGCAGGGCGGCCAGCACGGTCACCACGGCGCCGACGGCGAGCGAGCCGATCACCGTGCCCGGGGCGACCACCAGCGGGCCGTCCGGCAGGTTGGCCTCCCAGGGGCCGTTGAGCAGGGCCTGCAGTCCGGAGGCGATGCCGATGCCGGCGATCAGGCCGCCGGCCGAGGCGCTGAGGCCGACCAGCAGGGCCTCGGCCAGGACGGACAGGGTGATCTGCTTGCGGCTGGCGCCGACGGCGCGGAGCAGGGCGAGCTCCTTGGTGCGCTGGGCGATCAGCATGGTGAAGGTGTTGGCGATGATGAAGATGCCGACGAAGAGCGAGATCCCGGCGAAGATCAACAGTACGTTGGACATGCTGCTGCTGGCCTTGTCGATCTTCTGCTCCTGCTCGGCGGCCAGGTCGCGGCCGGTGCGTGCCTCGAGGTTGTCGGCCGGGTTGAGCACCTGTTTGACGGCGGCGAGCAGGGCGGTGTCCTCGGTGCCGGGCCTGCCCTTGACGTCGATCTCGGAGTACTGGCCGGGGGAGAGGTAGAGCTGCTGGGCGGTGGCGGTGTCGAAGGCGGCGAGCGAGCCGCCGGCGCGGATCCGGGGGTCGTTGGTGTTGAGGGTGCCGGTGAGCTTCAGTTCCATGACCGGGCCGTTGACGGCGACGCGGACGGTGTCGCCGACCTTGAAGCCGCCCTTCTCGGCGGTCCTGGCGTCCAGCGCGATCTCACCGGCGGCGCGCGGGCCCCGGCCGTCGACCAGCGGGTAGCGCGGGTCGTTGCCGTCCGGGCCGGGGACGTAGTTGGTGCCGGTGGTGGAGAAGCCGTCGCCGATCAGCGCGCCCTTGTGGTCGGCGATGCCGGCGAAGCCGCTGACCACGCCGCGCGCCGCGGCGGTGCCGGGCAGCGCCGCGACGGCTTTGCGGGTGTCCTCGGTAAGAGTTGAGCCAGCGCGGACCTTGCTTCCGCCAGGGTCGTAGCGGTTGGCCGAGGCTCCGTTGTCACTGAGGGTGACGGCGATGTCGGTGTAGCTCTTGGCGCTCTGGGAACGCCATGCCGCGGCCAGGGTGTCGGTGAAGACGAGGGTGCCGGCCACGAAGGCGGTGCCGAGGAGGACGGCGAGCGTCGTCATCAGCAGTCGGGCCTTGTGGGCCAGCACGTTGCGCAGTGCGGTGCGATACATGGGGTTTCCTGGGTCCTGGGGTCTGCGGAGGGACGGGCGGCGGCGCGTGGTGCGTCAGCTGGTGCGGCCCTTGGCGTCGAAGCGGCGCATGCGGTCCAGGACGGTGTCGGGGGTGGGGTTGGTGAGTTCGTCGACGATGCGGCCGTCGGCGAGGAAGACGACGCGGTTGGAATAGGCGGCGGCGACGGGGTCGTGGGTGACCATGACGACGGTCTGGCCGAGTTCGCGGACGGAGTTGCGCAGGAAGGAGAGGATCTCGGCGCCGGAGCGGGAGTCGAGGTTGCCGGTGGGTTCGTCGGCGAAGACGATGTGGGGCTTGCCGGCGAGGGCGCGGGCGCAGGCGACGCGTTGCTGCTGGCCGCCGGAGAGCTGGCTGGGGCGGTGGGAGAGGCGGCCGGAGAGTCCGACGGTCTCGACGACGCGGTCGAGCCACTGCTTGTCGGCCTTGCGGCCGGCGATGTCCATGGGGAGGGTGATGTTCTCGAGGGCGGTGAGGGTGGGGAGGAGGTTGAAGGCCTGGAAGACGAAGCCGATGTGGTCGCGGCGCAGCTGGGTGAGCTGCTTGTCCTTGAGGCCGACGAGTTCGGTGTCGCCGATGGTGGAGGAGCCGGAGCTGACGGTGTCGAGGCCGGCCATGCAGTGCATGAGGGTGGACTTGCCGGAGCCGGAGGGGCCCATGATCGCGGTGAACTCGCCCTGGGGGAAGGTGACGCTGACGTTGTCGAGGGCGACCACGCGGGTCTCGCCCTCCCCGTAGACCTTGTTCAGGCCGGTGGCGCGGGCAGCCGCCGGGTCGTTACGGACGGCGGTTTCGTGAAACGTCACATGAACTCCTGTAGGCAGGGCGTGAGGGATGAGGACACGCAAACAGACGATCAACTTTCAGTTCATTGTCGTAATCCGTTTTTCCCCGGGACATACCTCTCGGGAATGGTCTGCCCTCA comes from Streptomyces sp. TLI_053 and encodes:
- a CDS encoding FtsX-like permease family protein, encoding MYRTALRNVLAHKARLLMTTLAVLLGTAFVAGTLVFTDTLAAAWRSQSAKSYTDIAVTLSDNGASANRYDPGGSKVRAGSTLTEDTRKAVAALPGTAAARGVVSGFAGIADHKGALIGDGFSTTGTNYVPGPDGNDPRYPLVDGRGPRAAGEIALDARTAEKGGFKVGDTVRVAVNGPVMELKLTGTLNTNDPRIRAGGSLAAFDTATAQQLYLSPGQYSEIDVKGRPGTEDTALLAAVKQVLNPADNLEARTGRDLAAEQEQKIDKASSSMSNVLLIFAGISLFVGIFIIANTFTMLIAQRTKELALLRAVGASRKQITLSVLAEALLVGLSASAGGLIAGIGIASGLQALLNGPWEANLPDGPLVVAPGTVIGSLAVGAVVTVLAALLPSLRAARIAPVAAMSSGEQPATQKSLLVRNIIGLLFAAAGAAGLVAGAAARSVNLVGLASAALMIGVFVLTPLLSRPVIALFAPLLHRLYGTPGKLARENAVRNPRRTAATASALTIGVTLITTLTVVGASVNKASDEAFAADLKADYAVAMSNYSMLSPEVAAEIAKIPGVTATSAERTVKVRSGADPDDRSLLTAVDGATYDRLVELKVTAGSADALKQGKLIATTGYADRNHLELGSTLDVTYPDRSRGSLTVGALVEGTSGVDGLIAPEHVVGPHAAPWSGLQKVLVKGADGATPALKQALRDASGGNPLITVKGEKDIKAENSRNVTAVLNVMYGLLGMSVIVAILGVVNTMAMSVFERRREIGMLRAIGLDRRGIGRMVRLESLMIALFGGVVGVLLGIVTAWAAVRTISGALKNITLVVPPVQTGLLLVAAAEIGLLAALWPARRAARTDILGTIKSE
- a CDS encoding ABC transporter ATP-binding protein, with amino-acid sequence MTFHETAVRNDPAAARATGLNKVYGEGETRVVALDNVSVTFPQGEFTAIMGPSGSGKSTLMHCMAGLDTVSSGSSTIGDTELVGLKDKQLTQLRRDHIGFVFQAFNLLPTLTALENITLPMDIAGRKADKQWLDRVVETVGLSGRLSHRPSQLSGGQQQRVACARALAGKPHIVFADEPTGNLDSRSGAEILSFLRNSVRELGQTVVMVTHDPVAAAYSNRVVFLADGRIVDELTNPTPDTVLDRMRRFDAKGRTS